The window TTTATTGGTGGTGGTACGTGTATGGGTGTTGTGGTTAATAAAGTTATACTATGTTGTGTTTCTTGTGAAGTGTTTTGTGTTCTGTTTGAGACATCTGATGGTCTTGATATTTGATCTTGTGTGAGGCTTGTTAACCGAGCAATGGGTGGTGTGTTATGTGTTTCGTTTCGATAAAGTGGGGGTGGTGCGTGTATGAGTGCTGTTGTAGTGTAAGTAATGATGTTGTGTTGTGATGAGTTTGTTTCTTGtgtattgttttgtgtttgGTTTGGAGAATGTGCTGATGTTGCGTGTGTGAGTGTTGTTGTAGATGTGCTGTGTTGTGTCGGGTATATTTCTTGCGTTATGTTTTGTGTGTGTAACTGTGTGTTGTGTGGGTGCTGGTGTGAAGTTTCCGTGTTTGGCATGAGTGTGTTTGCATTGGTCGGAGAGTATGTtgtgtttgttgttgtttgttgagCTGTGGTTAATGTTTGTGTTTGGAGAGTGCTGTGTCCCATAGAGAGAAACTTTCTCACTATACGGCAAGTATTAATTATAACTGCCTTTTgtaattgtatgtatgtgtttttgtgTAGTTCAAGTGTATGCAGACTGTTGTGAAGTGTTGTTGGTATGACGCCTATTGAGCTTAGTATCACCGGAACGACAACAACTGTTGTCATTTTCCATTGATTCCTCAGATCGACAGCTAGATCGGtgtattttgttagtttttcagTGTGTGTAGACTGAAGGTTGTGTGTGTTGGGTACTGCAATGTCTATGAGGAATGtggtttttgtgtgtttgtgtataAGTGTAATGTCTGGCCTGTTGTAGTGTACCGCCTTGTCTGTGATAATTGTTCTATCCCAATATAATTTGTGCGTGTTGTTTTCGAGAATTGAAGATGGAGTGTATTTGTAGTATGGTGAGTTGTCTGTTGTGAGTTTGTGTTTTATGGCGAGTTTTTGGTGTATTATTTTTGCTACCTGATCGTGTCTGTGTTTGTAATCTGTTTGGGTAAGACGTGAGTATGCTGATGTAATGTGTTGTATTGTTTCTGGTTTTTGTCGACATTGCCGACATAGGTCTGTTTGTTGTGCGTTGTCTTTGAGTATGTGTTTTTTGTAATTCAGTGTATGTATGATTTGATCCTGTATTGCAAACATGAAGCCCTCGGTTTCCGGAAAGATATTACACTTGGTCAACCAGGCTTGCGAAGCCTCTCGGTCAATACAGTCGTGACTAAGCTCATGAAAATACCTTCCATGTAAAACCTTCGTTTTCCATGTCTGCATGTTTGTGGATGTGTGTTGTGTTTTGGTTGGTGGAAGAGAGTGTTGTGTTGTGTGCATGTTAAGTGGCGTGTATGACTTGTCTGCGGATGTTATGGCATTGTGTAAGTGTGATGTGTGTGTTTTAGATTGGAAGTACTCGCGTAGGCTATGGAGCTCGCGATCGTGTAATAGTTGGATATCTGTGAGACCACGTCCTCCTAAAGACCGTGGTAAAACCAACCTGGCTGATGATGAGTGTATGTGGTGTATTCTGTGTTTTGTCATGATTGTTCgtgttttaatttgtat is drawn from Chrysoperla carnea chromosome X, inChrCarn1.1, whole genome shotgun sequence and contains these coding sequences:
- the LOC123302556 gene encoding mucin-3B-like, with translation MGHSTLQTQTLTTAQQTTTNTTYSPTNANTLMPNTETSHQHPHNTQLHTQNITQEIYPTQHSTSTTTLTHATSAHSPNQTQNNTQETNSSQHNIITYTTTALIHAPPPLYRNETHNTPPIARLTSLTQDQISRPSDVSNRTQNTSQETQHSITLLTTTPIHVPPPINQNLTQNTSPIVRLTRLTHGQIAHYSKPTENVPIAHRTRKRAQHNTTPHTSPKRRGR